The nucleotide sequence GTGTAATGTCCAAAAGAAAGATAAGATTATTTCAAGGGAGTATAGGTTAGTTGCTACATATCTGATTGCATTTGCAGAACATGGAGTTAGCTGCTACAGAACTGATTGCATTTACAGAACATGGCCAGATCTCACAACTTGATATCATCCAAAAACCATGAAAAGATGCAATGGGAAAAATAGTGCAGATAAAGTACGCTACTTATTTTCAAATCTGACTTATTCTGGTCTTCTGGAGGATCAACAAAAGTTAAATCAGAGAATCAAGCTACTTAAATAATGGAAAATAAGAACAAAGACGTGCAAATAATTGAGTGAGTAAAAACTTAGGAATTCATTAGTTGTTGACACAGGTCAACACAGGTAGTATGAAGTGCTGCATAGATGCTATACTCAACTAACCTGTGTAATGTCTGTAATGTTAGGAGTCATCTTTGCCCAAACAGGGACAGTGGCCTTCTCATTAATCCAACCACAAACTTCCTCTAGCAAATCACAGTCTTGCCCCACAGCAGCACCCATTTTTCTCTCTGGCATGCCATGTGGACATGAGAAATTAATCTCAAGAGCATCCTAACAAAAACAGATATTAGTTGCATTCCATTATGTTCAAGTATATGCAGATGCACCAATATAAACATGTGAAAGAAAGGTACCACTCCAGACCCTTCAACACGTTCAATAAGCTCATGCCATGCAGCTTTGTTGTACTCCTCCATAATTGAGCCGATGAGTATCCTGTCAGGATACTCTTTCTTCAACTGCTTGAACTCATTCAGCATGGTCTCCAGAGGCCTGTCGCTGATGAGTTCAATGTTCTGCCATCCAATGATGCGCCCCATGGCAGCCCCATTTGGTTCTGCCCGAAGCTTTGCATAACGAGGAGTCAcgttgataactttttcagcaTCCAAAGACACCTAGATGTCATGTCAAAGCAGCAGTGATTAGCCACAATGTTAAGGGAGTAAAGGAACCTATTGGGGATAAAGTGATGACTACACAGGTCCAATGCATAGTGGGACCAACAAAATTAAAGTCATTACTGAGAAggtccattgcagaactgcagaCTCTTATATTTACTTGTACTAGTTAGGATATAAACGCTCATCTGAAAACTGGGCTATCCAACTCTATCAGCAGATCAACAACTTAGCACTAGGACAAGTGAGGTTTGCCAATAATGTACAAATGGTCAAACAGGAAAAAAAACCCTTAGCCACTAGGACAAGTGATCAACATTACTAGTCCAGTACGGTAAAAATGAACAAAATATTTCCACTGTAGCCAATTCTCTTATGATATGCAGAGATCAGTTTCTTAACCAGTCAAATTGTTGTCAATTCTTACTTGGGTACCCACATAGGATCTGTCCCGAAACCAATGAAAGTAACGTGATCAGCACGTCCATGGTTCCAAGATTCGATTTCACGAACCAAATACATACCACTACAGCCGCTTGTTGGACATCAACGTAAGGGCTAGTAGTTCTCAACAACCTCAAATCGGTCCCCCCACGGCCCCACTGCATCATCTAAGTTCCAGCCCAAATCTGAATCATGAGACCGAAAGGCAATGGCGTCAACTATTTACGTGATCGAAGTGAACTGACACTCCGCCCACAGATCGTACACAGTGCACCGTAACGACGACGGATTCAGAGAAAAAAATGGGTGCCAACTTTATGGCGCAACCACGCAAGCAAGACCACGGGAGACACCGCCACACCGGTTAGGGGCGAGGGGGAGCGACTCACAGTCTTGGCGATGACGCCGCCCCAGCCCTCGTCGAAGGCGCGCTTCATGACGGTGTAGTTGGTGCCCGGTGGCCCCGACCCGATCACGAACGGGTTGGGCATCTGCAGCCCGTTCACGCGCACCGAGAGGTCCGGCTCGCCGGCGGCGGACGCGGAGGCCGTGGCGCGGACGTACGTCGCGCGCTGCCGCCCGGGGAGCCGGCGTTGCTgcagcggcgccgccgccgtcgaggcGCGAAGCGTCAGCGATTCCATGGTGCGGTGGTTTTGTTTTTTTGTGAGGGGTTCCTCTGTTTTGATAAGAATCTGTGGGAGTATCACGGATGAGGAAGAAAGGCACGCCCGTTTTTGTAAGTGTGTTTTGGATTTGCATGGACTGATGGACCAGAGCTTACGGTAACTGTAAAAGAAAAACTCTAATCGATACACATTATCCGATTATAATAGTTTATTAAATTGAACTACCCAACTAATAAAAAAGTATTAGCTGGCTCCTCAAGCTAAATGCAACTAGGGGATCCAAACAATCCCATCTATTAAAAAGTTATTACTAGCTTAGTTGCATGGATCCCAACAGATTTTAAATAAGGAGCTTTGCATACACATAATTATAATTTCAGTTACCTAAATAAGAAACCATGTGATGTATGAACATGTTATTAATTATTATCGTGACTCAGCTTGCCGTGTCATGTCTGATCAAACAGATGTTGTCTCACCAGAGCACCTTTTCATGAACAAAGAGAGAGGCGACTAGTAACATTTCTTTTATAAAAATAGAGAGATAAATGCTAGCCTTGTTTCCATGGACTTCATAGAGTTTCTATGGATTGGTCCAATTTAAATCCGTTCTTGATATCAACTTGCACAAACATGTGTACAGTATAGTACAATGAAATGCAAGTTCATTAACATAACAGCTCGCAAAATATTCCACCCGACCGAAACACACGAGCGTTGATTATTTAGGCTCGGTGGTACCGCTACGGCACCTTTTTCTAGTTGGTGTCACGATACACATTGACACGCATCCAGCTGACCTTTTTGGTGCACTCACGCTACTGATCTGCTGAGAGTTCCTAACTCTGTAGCCTGTGCTCTGTACAGGATAATCACGAGTTGGTGACATTGTAAGTGAAAAGGTAGCTTGATTTGGCAAGTAAAAAATGCTGCTGCCGTGTGAATCAGAAACGACGTTAACAGCAACACAGATTCTCCACCGTGGTTGCTAACCTCACTTTTGTGAGCCTGATGATGATTAAAATAATTCTGGTGTGACGTGTGATTGAGCACGCCCAAGACAGGGTGGCCTCGTTGTCCTGCGCTGGCGCCGTTACAAACAACGCTGCGACCGCGAGAGGAATCTCCCATTCTCCCCTCCCATCTGTCGCTTGTTCCCGGCAGGATCTGTGCCGCGCGTCGCGTTCCATGCAGTAGTGGATTCCGCTAGTTTAAGTTCGAAACGACTACGAAGATTACTCTGAGCTGGTCGAGACTACGTGCAAAACGAGCACTTCGTAGTTCTCTTTGTGCATTTGCAGATGTAGCAGAACTGCAGAAGCACAAGGTATCATCTTCCCAAGATGGCTCGGCAAGTAGTCTAAACCAAGGCATGCAAAACGGTGGACATAGGTCACATGGCAGATATGCCGAAGATCCGATCGTCGGTGGAGGATAAGATAGGGAACGAACCAGCAGCTTTCAGATAACCTGACAACTGGAGCGGTGAAACCAAACACGATACAAAGATCCAATCAGCATGCGAGTACCGGTATAATAATTGGTGTGCGCAAATCCATAAGAGTCGTGAGGAACAGGCTTATACGCAACCAAAACTGAGTACGCAGCATCCACAAACAAAGAAAAACACACGTTCCTGGAAACATCCACCTAGAGCTAGAGGCGTCTCATAATCTACCTACTAGCTCAGTACGACAGTACCAAACGTGCCAGGGGCACAGTTTCATATTGCATCGGCCCAAGAGAAGGGCCTCTAACCTGGACGTCCGCATAATGATGACGGACTACATCCATAGGCTCCTCAGCTGGAAGGCTTCATAATTCATTGTGGCTTTCTCGCAGTTCAATCACCCTGTCTCATGTGCTGCTAATGTTCTACAAATCGCCAGCTCAATTAGTTCTATCTCCAACTCTAAATACCCCAGAATCAGTGGAGCAACTCACTAACGCTTCAGTCATGCTTCACCACCTTTGAAATGTATGTTCTGCCAAAGTGTACAGCGCAATAAGATGCAGCAGTGATAACGAGCCCAGCAAGAAGAATAAGCCAATCGTAAGCTGAATCTTGCACTGCGTAGACCCTGAGGCCAATAGTGTTCCAGTAGCTTTCAGTCCACACAGGATCTGCAGCGCCCATTGGATCTGACGAGTTTGCTGGAAGAACGTGCCATGCATTGTCCTCAAACTTCACCCGAGTTGAATAAGCAGGAACATACCTGGGAAGTGATGTGTTGCAATAATCAGTAGGTCTCCAAGTGGAGAAAAGGTGAAAACATAATGGCAACCTTTTGCTGAACACAAGGATTATAAGTGAATTAATTATACGTTGGCTAACAGACATAAAAGTGTACTAAAACTAGAGTTTCTTCTGGGTTCAATAAATTGTTTCTTCAGCAGCAGCTGAATATAATaaaagcaacaaaaaaaaaagctgCATAAGCATAACTAGTAAACACAGGTTACCTGGTTGTCGATACAACACATCTACCTCCACCCTCCACCTCTGCCCCTACACATACTTCACCCTCATCACCACACTTTCCAGTACATGAGCTTTTATTGCCTGCCAAATTAGAAGTTCTGTCTGCCAAGAAGTTCCATACAAAGCGAGACGTGTCATCTGCATATGAAGGAAACTGTGTGCCAGAAGGGTCATCCAGAAAAACACCAACATAATGACTTGGGCAGGAATTGCTTGGAGAAATGAATCTTTTCACAAGGCCACAAGAAAGACCAGGATTGCAAGTAAGCAGACATCCAATAAGTTCTTCGACCAATGAAACATTCACTTTTATAGTGTTTAGTGTTATGAGATCGACAACTGAGTCATCACTAGCAAGAATATACAGCGACCTGGCAACCAAAGCAGCAGCTGCAGCTATTGACGAGGAATTGATGTTTACTGCAGAAAAAAAAGGATATGTCACATGCTAACAGATGAATTTTCAAGAGCAATGTTGTCAGATTTATGCATTATCTTACCAGGGTTATCCAGATAGCTATGATAAAATCTGTTGGAAAAGTGGGAATCAAAATCCCCCAACACAACTCCAGAAGTTGACGTATTCTACGTTCATTAATTGACAACAGATCATGAGCAGAAGTCTCCAAATAAAACATATTGGGAAAAAAATAATGTTATGGATGTTCAAGAGAGAAAAAAAGTTCCTCAAACAAAGGGAGCAACTATGAATCGCATATATTTACTAAGCATAAGTGGTTTTACCTTCCTTATGAATGACATTAATGAAGATGGTGGAACACCAGGATTTGATGAAGCTGCTTGTTTTACTTTAACATCATCAGAACCAAGCGACTTGCTGGCGCTTTGCAGTGCATCTAATATTTTCTTTGAAGCTGATGAATTCTGTACAAGCATAGGACAAATATAATAAATAGGAAAGAATGGTGTCTACTATAAGCATCATTTTTATTGCAATTTTCATCGTGGATACAAACATGACCATTATTTGGACACCCAGTGTGCTTTATGCCTTCACTGAAGAAAGGAACACAATTACTCTAGTAGATCTCTTCATGTATGTATCTTCATAACATGATATAATGAAACATGTTTGTATAGAAATTTGAGGGGGGAAAAGGTTCTTTTCTtcgcaatcaatcaatcaaaggGAGTGCAGCCACCATTAATTGTATAGATGAGGGCATAGACACCACAAAAGTTCAGTAAATGTTTATCCAATTATTG is from Miscanthus floridulus cultivar M001 chromosome 7, ASM1932011v1, whole genome shotgun sequence and encodes:
- the LOC136464399 gene encoding dihydropyrimidine dehydrogenase (NADP(+)), chloroplastic-like, translating into MESLTLRASTAAAPLQQRRLPGRQRATYVRATASASAAGEPDLSVRVNGLQMPNPFVIGSGPPGTNYTVMKRAFDEGWGGVIAKTVSLDAEKVINVTPRYAKLRAEPNGAAMGRIIGWQNIELISDRPLETMLNEFKQLKKEYPDRILIGSIMEEYNKAAWHELIERVEGSGVDALEINFSCPHGMPERKMGAAVGQDCDLLEEVCGWINEKATVPVWAKMTPNITDITQPARISLKSGCEGVSAINTIMSVMGINLKTLRPEPCVEGYSTPGGYSARAVHPIALAKVMQIARMMKEEFADGQSLSAIGGVETGNDAAEFILLGADTVQVCTGVMMHGYPLVKKLCAELQDFMREHNFSSIEEFRGASLPYFTTHTDLVHRQQEAIKQRKAIKKGLQSDKDWTGDGFVKETESMVSN